The Mercurialis annua linkage group LG2, ddMerAnnu1.2, whole genome shotgun sequence genome contains a region encoding:
- the LOC126669302 gene encoding mitochondrial dicarboxylate/tricarboxylate transporter DTC, with amino-acid sequence MGEEKKSQPSVGVWPTIKPFVNGGTSGMLATCVIQPIDMIKVRIQLGQGSAVQVTRNMLKEEGFGALYKGLSAGLLRQATYTTARLGSFKILTSKAIEANDGKPLPLYQKALCGLTAGAIGATIGSPADLALIRMQADATLAAAQRRNYKNAFHALYRITSDEGILALWKGAGPTVVRAMALNMGMLASYDQTVEFFRDSVGLSEASTVVGASAVSGFFAAACSLPFDYVKTQIQKMQPDAQGKYPYTGSLDCAMKTLKAGGPFKFYTGFPVYCVRIAPHVMMTWIFLNQIQKFQKTIGM; translated from the exons ATGGGAGAGGAGAAGAAATCTCAGCCATCAGTCGGTGTTTGGCCCACCATTAAACCTTTTGTCAATGGTGGTACTTCTGGCATGCTCGCCACCTGTGTCATCCAACCCATCGATATGATCAAG GTGAGGATCCAATTGGGTCAGGGTTCAGCTGTTCAGGTGACGAGGAATATGCTTAAAGAGGAGGGTTTTGGTGCACTATACAAG GGACTGTCTGCTGGACTACTCAGGCAAGCCACATATACAACTGCCCGACTTGGATCATTCAA AATTTTGACCAGCAAagctattgaagccaatgaTGGGAAGCCTCTACCTCTTTATCAGAAGGCTTTATGTGGACTTACTGCTGGTGCTATTGGAGCAACAATTGGCAGTCCAGCAGATTTAGCGCTTATCCGTATGCAGGCTGATGCTACTCTTGCTGCTGCTCAACGTCGAAATTACAAGAATGCCTTCCATGCGCTTTACCGTATCACCTCTGATGAAGGAATTTTGGCACTTTGGAAAGGTGCAGGCCCAACTGTTGTGAGAGCAATGGCCTTGAACATGGGAATGCTTGCTTCATATGATCAAACTGTTGAGTTTTTCAGAGATTCTGTTGGTTTGAGTGAAGCATCTACCGTGGTTG GTGCAAGTGCTGTATCAGGTTTCTTTGCTGCGGCTTGCAGTCTTCCGTTTGATTATGTCAAAACTCAAATTCAGAAAATGCAACCTGATGCACAAGGAAAATATCCTTACACTGGCTCTTTAGATTGTGCCATGAAGACTCTTAAGGCTGGAGGACCATTCAAATTCTACACAGGCTTCCCTGTGTACTGTGTCAGAATTGCTCCCCATGTCATG ATGACCTGGATATTCCTGAACCAGATCCAAAAGTTTCAGAAAACCATAGGGATGTAG